From Mucilaginibacter rubeus, a single genomic window includes:
- a CDS encoding gamma carbonic anhydrase family protein, with protein MPVILPVKDKSPVWGNDCFIAENCTIVGDVVMGDNCSVWFNAVIRGDVHYIKIGNNTNIQDGAVIHATYLKAPTNIGNSVSIGHNALVHGCTLHDHTLVGMGAIVMDHAVVNEFVIIAAGAVVLENTICESGYLYAGIPAKKIKPLTDEQRAMLKQLPQNYIMYSGWFKE; from the coding sequence ATGCCTGTTATTTTGCCTGTAAAAGATAAAAGCCCTGTTTGGGGTAATGATTGTTTTATTGCCGAAAACTGTACTATAGTTGGGGATGTGGTGATGGGTGATAATTGTTCGGTATGGTTTAACGCCGTGATCCGTGGCGATGTCCATTATATTAAAATAGGTAATAATACCAATATTCAGGATGGCGCGGTGATCCATGCTACTTATTTGAAAGCCCCAACCAATATAGGTAACAGTGTTTCTATAGGGCATAACGCGCTTGTACACGGCTGTACTCTGCACGACCATACTTTGGTAGGCATGGGTGCTATTGTGATGGATCACGCGGTTGTAAATGAGTTTGTGATCATAGCTGCAGGTGCTGTGGTGTTGGAAAATACCATCTGTGAGTCAGGGTATTTATATGCCGGTATTCCTGCAAAAAAAATAAAGCCCCTTACTGATGAGCAAAGGGCTATGTTGAAGCAATTGCCTCAAAATTATATTATGTACTCCGGCTGGTTTAAGGAGTAA